The Candidatus Sulfotelmatobacter sp. nucleotide sequence GATTCCCGCACGCGTCGCGGCCGGCGAGTTCGACGCCGGCGTGATCATCCACGAGAGCCAGCTCACCTACGGCGAAGAGGGCCTGGTCAAGGTGCTCGATTTCGGCGAGCTGTGGAAGCAGCGGGACGGACTGCCGGTGCCGCTCGGGCTCGACGTGGTGCGTCGCGATCTCGGCCCCGGGCTGATGCGCGCGGCGACCGAGGGTTTCCGCGCCAGCATCGTGGCAGCGATCGCCCACGAGGACGAAGCGATCCGCTACGCGCTCCAGTTCGGGCGCGGGCTCGACGTCGCGAAGGGAAAGACCTTCGTCCACATGTACGTCAACGATCTGACGCTCGACATGGGCGACACCGGGAAGCGCGCGCTCGAGCATCTCTACCGGAGCGCAGTGAGGGCTGGAGTTCTAAGCGCCCTGCCGCCGCTCGAGGTGATCTAACGAGCGGCCTGGCGCGATCACCGCGGCGCGCGCCCGCGCGGATCTCATCCCCGAAATCCCGGAGAGCAGCCCGGCAAGTCCATGCCCGGCGAGAATCGCGCCGATCAGCAGCACGTAGCCCTCGAACCGGCTGGCGGGCGCCTGCGTCATGCTCGCGATCGCATAGAGCCCGAACGCCAGCGCGGCGAGTGAGAGCGTGATCAGAGCCGAGCGCAACGTGGTGCCCGGCGTCGCGGCCCGCAAGTAGGCGGCGCTCAGCCCCACCAATCCGAAGCAACCGAGCATCACCGCCGCCCAGGTCTGAACGTGCGCGGGGTCGCGCGCCGGCAGAACGGTAGTGGTCACGATCAGCAGCCACAGCCCCGCGATCGAGGTGGGAACGCTGGCGAAGATCAGCAGACCGCGGAACGTGCCGCGGGCTCGCCCGAATCGTTCGGGCGGCGTTTCGTACATGGCTCTTCCTGACTCGGGGGAGAGTCACACGACCCGCTGATCATTGCTCAGACCGGCCGCGCGGGAAAGTACTTTTCGAGCCAC carries:
- a CDS encoding MqnA/MqnD/SBP family protein, translating into TLRTIRFGHSPDADDAYMFYGFHTGLAAIPGCRVEHVLQDIQSLNRRAIDSADLEITAVSAHAYAHLADRYAVMSCGASMGLGYGPIVVSRAERSFDSLRGKRVAIPGKLTTAALLLRIECPECLPVEVMFDQIPARVAAGEFDAGVIIHESQLTYGEEGLVKVLDFGELWKQRDGLPVPLGLDVVRRDLGPGLMRAATEGFRASIVAAIAHEDEAIRYALQFGRGLDVAKGKTFVHMYVNDLTLDMGDTGKRALEHLYRSAVRAGVLSALPPLEVI